A genome region from Halorussus pelagicus includes the following:
- a CDS encoding PLP-dependent cysteine synthase family protein — protein sequence MKHSILDAVGSPLVRVSSPEGATVAAKVEGFNPGGSAKDRPAREMIAAAERAGAITPGDRLVEPTSGNTGIGLAVAAAARGYDLTIVMPESKSPERRKLLKAYGADLELVDGEMESARERADRLAEEDGVVQMGQFENPANAEAHYRTTAEEILEQVEGREIDAFVAGVGTGGTITGTASRLREEFPEMEVVAVEPERNAVLSTELGEDSSDSGLSTEGDDYQGMGPGFVSDLLDTDLLDSVETVELEDAEAEARRLAREEGILVGQSSGAASVAANRVAERMAEPELNCPEVPDDIANMLADDGGERLAEVQASSGARPDGGANDGYDDCPLVVTVFPDSGERYLSTGMFD from the coding sequence ATGAAACACTCAATCCTGGACGCGGTGGGGTCGCCGCTCGTCAGGGTATCGTCGCCCGAGGGTGCGACGGTCGCGGCCAAGGTCGAGGGGTTCAATCCGGGCGGGTCCGCGAAGGACCGGCCCGCCCGCGAGATGATTGCCGCCGCCGAGCGCGCCGGGGCGATAACGCCGGGCGACCGCCTCGTCGAGCCGACCAGCGGCAACACCGGCATCGGTCTCGCCGTCGCGGCCGCGGCGCGGGGCTACGACCTGACCATCGTGATGCCCGAATCGAAGTCCCCAGAGCGCCGGAAACTGCTGAAAGCTTACGGCGCGGACCTCGAACTCGTGGATGGCGAGATGGAGAGCGCCCGCGAGCGCGCTGACCGACTGGCCGAGGAGGACGGCGTCGTCCAGATGGGTCAGTTCGAGAACCCGGCGAACGCCGAGGCCCACTACCGGACCACCGCCGAGGAGATTCTCGAACAGGTCGAGGGACGAGAAATCGATGCCTTCGTCGCGGGCGTGGGCACCGGCGGCACCATCACCGGCACCGCCTCGCGCCTGCGCGAGGAGTTCCCCGAGATGGAGGTCGTCGCGGTCGAACCCGAGCGAAACGCCGTCCTCTCGACGGAACTGGGGGAGGACTCGTCCGACAGCGGCCTCTCGACGGAGGGTGACGACTATCAGGGGATGGGTCCGGGGTTCGTCAGCGACCTGCTCGATACGGACCTGCTCGATAGCGTGGAGACAGTGGAGTTGGAGGACGCCGAAGCGGAAGCCCGCCGACTCGCCCGCGAAGAGGGTATTCTGGTCGGCCAGTCGTCGGGCGCGGCGTCGGTCGCCGCCAACCGAGTGGCCGAGCGCATGGCCGAACCCGAGTTGAACTGCCCGGAGGTCCCCGACGACATTGCGAATATGCTGGCCGACGACGGCGGTGAGCGCCTTGCGGAGGTGCAGGCCTCGTCGGGCGCTCGACCCGACGGCGGTGCAAACGACGGCTACGACGACTGTCCGCTCGTCGTGACGGTGTTCCCCGACAGCGGCGAGCGATACCTCTCGACCGGGATGTTCGATTAA
- a CDS encoding CHAT domain-containing protein, whose product MEIIDPIENHRYVLYTPEPVSLEPADTEAFAYPVSVARRFVTSKITLPSNPYLGIMDASDGKHISDISYGEIRQFDDDQYLLHVGAPFKTYLCIDSSLHVENRTPEVKIEFRSETSVKVGARSSHTSPASTVTVPDDPEAVMKAVSTFGSALKTTTPEQAWPTLRGHPPRLERGEELSIPDELDVPDTGVTLHVPTDYEHVFPVAPLAYYLGASVVPGNPPRLTTEDGFVHHLGEGEKFENEVARVLKQVIVLDCVTRAETEGFHPVDLAERRAVESVTDLDFEALYDASLAERLPTYLSVPETVLDEVQPWWSRVTYARPVAESLELLPYIADDLSILRVKPASSDSQPSANVENSPQQDALRSFKRRSDIAALDLPSDSDGRATGVPDSDEYVPLPEVEALERAWVGDGTPVHGTKLHPAAFRHERTEATDGVIEVTVVCNDEQMREEWDTVSEVYGERETVPFEVDCRFGVSTDELRALLAEDHDLFHFIGHIDGRGLACPDGILDAETVSETGATTILLNACRSHDQGVALVEAGARAAIVSWGDVGNLGAVEVGETFARLLNYGFTVGSALEIVEEHTSIGRHYVAVGDPNITVAQCDDAAPILFEMTSGTPVQYGNEVETKVTNYPDPGYAVGSIIVSSLRDEDDPEFFAVPGVQRFTNSVEKVENQLGDYSAPIVVDGELCWTDEWFGDE is encoded by the coding sequence GTGGAAATAATCGACCCCATCGAAAACCATCGCTACGTGCTGTACACTCCCGAACCCGTATCGCTGGAACCGGCCGACACCGAGGCGTTCGCGTATCCGGTGTCGGTCGCTCGCCGATTCGTCACCTCGAAGATAACCCTGCCGTCGAATCCCTACTTGGGAATTATGGACGCGAGCGACGGGAAACACATTTCGGACATAAGTTACGGCGAGATCCGGCAATTTGACGACGACCAGTATCTCCTGCACGTCGGGGCGCCGTTCAAGACGTATCTGTGCATCGACTCGTCGCTTCATGTCGAAAATCGCACACCCGAAGTCAAAATCGAGTTTAGGTCCGAAACCTCTGTCAAAGTCGGCGCACGGTCATCGCACACCTCGCCCGCGTCCACTGTCACGGTGCCGGACGACCCCGAGGCCGTCATGAAAGCGGTATCGACGTTCGGGTCGGCGCTCAAGACGACAACTCCCGAACAGGCGTGGCCCACCCTCCGGGGCCACCCACCGCGTCTCGAACGAGGCGAGGAGTTGTCGATTCCGGACGAACTCGACGTGCCGGACACGGGAGTCACCCTCCACGTCCCGACCGACTACGAACACGTTTTCCCGGTCGCGCCGCTTGCGTACTACCTCGGGGCGAGCGTCGTACCCGGCAACCCGCCGCGGTTGACTACCGAGGACGGATTCGTCCATCATCTCGGCGAGGGCGAAAAGTTCGAAAACGAAGTCGCTCGTGTGCTGAAGCAGGTAATCGTTCTCGATTGTGTGACTCGGGCCGAGACCGAGGGGTTCCATCCGGTTGACCTCGCCGAGCGCCGAGCGGTCGAGTCGGTCACCGACCTTGACTTCGAGGCGTTGTACGACGCGTCGCTCGCCGAGCGCCTCCCAACGTATCTCTCGGTGCCCGAGACAGTTCTCGACGAGGTTCAACCGTGGTGGAGTCGAGTCACTTACGCACGACCGGTCGCGGAAAGTCTCGAACTCCTGCCGTACATCGCCGACGATCTCTCGATACTCCGCGTGAAGCCCGCTTCGTCCGACTCCCAGCCGTCTGCAAACGTCGAAAACAGCCCCCAGCAGGACGCGCTGCGTTCGTTCAAGCGACGCTCCGACATCGCCGCGCTCGACCTTCCCTCGGACTCCGACGGCCGAGCGACCGGCGTTCCGGACTCCGACGAGTACGTCCCGCTTCCCGAAGTCGAGGCACTGGAGCGAGCGTGGGTCGGCGACGGGACGCCGGTCCACGGGACGAAACTCCATCCCGCAGCGTTCCGCCACGAGCGAACGGAGGCAACCGATGGCGTCATCGAGGTGACGGTGGTCTGTAACGACGAGCAGATGCGCGAGGAGTGGGACACCGTCTCGGAAGTGTACGGCGAACGAGAGACGGTCCCGTTCGAGGTGGACTGTCGGTTCGGGGTCTCGACCGACGAACTCCGGGCGCTGTTGGCTGAGGACCACGACCTGTTCCACTTCATCGGCCACATCGACGGGCGCGGGTTGGCGTGTCCCGACGGAATCCTTGACGCCGAAACGGTCTCGGAAACAGGAGCGACGACGATACTACTCAACGCGTGTCGCTCGCACGACCAAGGGGTCGCGCTGGTGGAAGCGGGTGCCCGCGCGGCCATCGTGAGTTGGGGAGACGTGGGGAATCTCGGTGCGGTCGAGGTCGGTGAGACGTTTGCACGCCTGCTCAACTACGGCTTCACCGTCGGTAGCGCGCTCGAAATCGTCGAAGAACACACGAGCATCGGTCGTCACTACGTTGCGGTTGGGGACCCGAACATCACGGTGGCGCAATGTGATGACGCCGCGCCGATACTCTTCGAGATGACATCGGGTACGCCAGTGCAGTACGGTAACGAAGTCGAAACAAAAGTAACGAACTATCCCGACCCGGGGTACGCCGTCGGGTCCATAATCGTCTCGTCGCTTCGAGACGAGGACGACCCCGAGTTCTTCGCCGTCCCCGGCGTCCAGCGGTTCACGAATTCGGTCGAGAAAGTCGAGAACCAGCTCGGAGACTACTCGGCACCAATAGTCGTCGATGGAGAACTCTGCTGGACCGACGAATGGTTCGGTGACGAGTAA
- a CDS encoding winged helix-turn-helix transcriptional regulator, with the protein MAHRVDEIDKRILYYLALDARNTSTSDIADEMGVTPATIRNRIKQLEEQGVLRGYLADINYKSIEGYVTYRFRCTAPIPDRARLAQSALEISGVVTVQELMAGSANLGITVVGADTDDINQIAGELADLGLEIEDESVIEGEYHTPYNPFGPENVPKGPSLTDFMSLAGDAEVVEFTVSEGAEIADMTIEQAVNEDLLADEMLVVGVEREGDVLTPKGETVIQTGDVVSLFSKGPLEKNSLEVFGTQ; encoded by the coding sequence ATGGCTCACCGCGTCGATGAAATCGACAAACGCATCCTCTATTATCTGGCATTGGACGCGCGGAACACCTCAACGTCAGATATCGCCGACGAAATGGGGGTAACTCCAGCGACGATCCGAAATCGGATCAAACAGCTCGAAGAGCAAGGCGTTCTTCGAGGGTATCTGGCCGACATCAACTACAAGTCCATCGAGGGATACGTCACCTACCGGTTCAGATGTACGGCCCCAATTCCGGACCGTGCCCGACTCGCTCAGTCGGCTCTAGAAATTTCCGGAGTCGTAACCGTTCAGGAACTGATGGCGGGGTCCGCGAACCTCGGGATTACGGTCGTCGGGGCGGATACCGACGACATCAACCAAATCGCGGGCGAACTGGCCGACCTCGGATTAGAAATTGAAGACGAGAGCGTTATCGAAGGTGAGTACCACACTCCGTACAATCCGTTCGGTCCAGAAAACGTCCCGAAGGGACCGTCGTTAACGGACTTCATGAGTTTAGCCGGGGACGCGGAGGTCGTCGAATTCACCGTCTCGGAGGGAGCAGAGATTGCAGATATGACTATCGAACAAGCCGTGAACGAAGACCTGCTGGCCGACGAAATGCTCGTCGTCGGCGTTGAACGGGAAGGCGACGTACTCACTCCCAAGGGTGAAACCGTCATTCAAACGGGTGACGTCGTTTCGCTCTTCTCGAAGGGTCCGCTGGAAAAGAACTCTTTGGAGGTATTCGGGACGCAATAA
- a CDS encoding ABC transporter ATP-binding protein: MEIRIKNVGKRYGDLWALRNFTLSTTTGVLGLLGPNGAGKSTLMRILATITQPTEGTVMWNGTDIAESPKSVRSDLGYLPQNFGTYPDLTAEDFLKYFAALKGVRSGQAETRIDELLDLVNLTDTRDQKLSDFSGGMEQRVGIALALLNDPNLLIVDEPTVGLDPAERVRFRNILSSLADDIVVILSTHIVSDVEATASEIAIMNGGALLTHTTPEKAISAVKGNVWEWIVSREDLPDIKRNYLVSGTTRRSDGVHTRVISDQAPGPNANRVEPTLEDAYLDMTSGEAR; this comes from the coding sequence ATGGAAATACGGATCAAGAACGTCGGCAAACGATATGGTGACCTTTGGGCGCTCCGGAATTTCACGCTCAGTACCACCACCGGTGTACTCGGGTTGCTCGGGCCGAACGGAGCAGGAAAGTCAACGTTGATGCGGATTCTCGCAACTATTACCCAACCGACTGAGGGAACTGTCATGTGGAACGGAACGGACATCGCCGAGTCGCCAAAGAGCGTCCGTTCGGACTTGGGGTATCTCCCCCAGAATTTCGGGACTTATCCTGATTTGACCGCCGAGGATTTCCTCAAATATTTTGCCGCATTGAAAGGAGTCCGTTCAGGCCAAGCCGAAACCCGAATCGATGAACTCCTCGATTTAGTTAACCTTACCGACACCAGAGATCAAAAGCTATCAGATTTTTCAGGTGGGATGGAACAGCGCGTCGGGATTGCACTGGCACTACTTAACGATCCGAATCTGCTAATAGTTGATGAGCCGACGGTCGGACTTGATCCCGCGGAGCGCGTCCGTTTCCGCAACATCTTGTCTAGTCTTGCAGATGACATTGTTGTCATCCTTTCTACCCACATCGTTTCGGACGTTGAGGCAACCGCGAGTGAGATCGCCATAATGAATGGTGGAGCGTTACTGACCCATACAACACCGGAAAAAGCGATTTCTGCAGTTAAAGGAAATGTCTGGGAGTGGATCGTCTCCCGTGAGGACCTCCCAGATATAAAACGGAACTATCTGGTAAGTGGAACGACGCGTCGAAGCGATGGCGTTCACACCCGTGTTATTTCGGATCAAGCGCCAGGACCGAACGCAAATCGTGTAGAACCGACACTCGAAGACGCATATCTCGACATGACTTCTGGTGAGGCACGATGA
- a CDS encoding methionine adenosyltransferase, with protein MTDRNIQVEPIDRPAVEDQEIEIVERKGLGHPDSISDGIAERVSQALANAYLDRVGKVLHYNTDETQLVAGRSNPQFGGGEMIEPIYLLIVGRATKEYGDQTIPTETIALEAARDYLGEHFPELDLGTDIIVDVKLGEGSGDLKEVFGEEGVTVPMANDTSFGVGHAPLTETEQIVLNAERRLNGEFGDDHPALGQDIKLMGKREGDAIDITVAAAMIDKYVEDRADYDDTVETVREFVRDVADEYTDRDVSVYVNTADGDGDDEESVYLTTTGTSAEMGDDGSVGRGNRSNGLITPNRSMSMEATSGKNPVNHIGKIYNLLGTEIAESVVAEVDGIRDLRIRLLSQIGRPIDQPHVADAEVVTEEGVTIADIEDDVTEIIDAELADVTSITERVIDGELSTF; from the coding sequence ATGACCGACCGAAATATCCAAGTCGAACCCATCGACCGCCCCGCAGTCGAAGACCAAGAGATAGAGATCGTCGAGCGAAAAGGGTTAGGCCACCCCGACTCCATCAGCGACGGCATCGCCGAGCGCGTCTCCCAAGCGCTGGCTAACGCCTACCTCGACCGCGTAGGGAAGGTCCTTCACTACAACACCGACGAGACACAACTCGTCGCCGGGCGCTCGAACCCTCAATTCGGCGGCGGCGAGATGATCGAACCCATCTACCTGCTCATCGTCGGGCGCGCGACCAAGGAGTACGGCGACCAGACCATCCCGACCGAGACCATCGCGCTCGAAGCGGCCCGCGACTACCTCGGCGAGCACTTCCCAGAACTGGACCTCGGCACCGACATCATCGTGGACGTGAAGTTGGGCGAGGGCAGCGGCGATTTGAAGGAGGTCTTCGGTGAGGAGGGCGTCACGGTGCCGATGGCCAACGACACGAGTTTCGGCGTCGGCCACGCGCCCCTGACCGAGACCGAACAGATAGTCCTGAACGCCGAGCGACGCCTCAACGGCGAGTTCGGCGACGACCACCCCGCCTTGGGACAGGACATCAAACTCATGGGCAAGCGCGAGGGCGACGCCATCGACATCACCGTCGCCGCCGCGATGATAGACAAGTACGTCGAGGACCGCGCCGACTACGACGACACGGTCGAGACGGTCCGGGAGTTCGTCCGCGACGTGGCCGACGAGTACACCGACCGCGACGTGAGCGTCTACGTCAACACCGCTGACGGCGACGGCGACGACGAGGAAAGCGTCTATCTCACGACCACAGGCACCAGCGCCGAGATGGGCGACGACGGCTCCGTGGGCCGCGGCAACCGCTCGAACGGTCTCATCACGCCCAACCGCTCGATGTCGATGGAGGCGACCTCCGGGAAGAACCCCGTCAACCACATCGGAAAGATTTACAACCTGCTGGGCACCGAAATCGCCGAGTCGGTCGTCGCCGAAGTGGACGGCATCCGTGACCTCCGGATTCGCCTGCTGTCCCAAATCGGGCGACCAATCGACCAACCCCACGTCGCCGACGCGGAAGTCGTCACCGAGGAGGGCGTGACCATCGCGGACATCGAGGACGACGTGACCGAAATCATCGACGCCGAACTCGCCGACGTGACCTCCATCACCGAGCGCGTCATCGACGGCGAACTCTCGACGTTCTGA
- a CDS encoding thioredoxin family protein, with translation METTEPNPTWDAAAHSEVIDAIEAGVGEVTYRVWGADWCGDCRSALPDFFAALEAAGVADDQIEVYEVNRDKDGPKVEAYDVSLIPTIVVEHGDEEIARFEESEDRSAEKYVADRLLDADVMA, from the coding sequence ATGGAGACGACCGAACCAAATCCGACGTGGGACGCCGCGGCACACAGCGAAGTCATTGACGCCATTGAGGCTGGCGTCGGCGAGGTCACCTATCGCGTCTGGGGTGCCGACTGGTGTGGCGACTGCCGGAGCGCGCTCCCGGACTTCTTCGCGGCGCTGGAGGCCGCGGGCGTGGCCGACGACCAGATTGAGGTCTACGAAGTTAACCGCGACAAGGACGGCCCGAAGGTCGAGGCGTACGACGTGTCGCTCATCCCGACTATCGTGGTCGAACACGGCGACGAGGAGATCGCGCGCTTCGAGGAGTCCGAGGACCGATCCGCGGAGAAGTACGTCGCCGACCGCCTGCTCGACGCCGACGTGATGGCCTGA
- a CDS encoding tRNA sulfurtransferase — MRQPGADTVLVRHADVGVKSGKVQTEMERRLRDNIEAIVRDRGIDATVERRWSRILLHADPDEIDAATDAAADTFGVRSASPAAIVPPEKGPIVDALARTADANANADAVGDTFAVRARRAGNADAHPFTSEDLEREGGAAVFDALDDPEVDLTSPDTTFSVECRKDEAFVYTHERSGPGGLPLGSQASVVALVSGGIDSPVAAWEVMKRGAPIVPVYLELGDYGGSDHEARAMETVRRLADYAPNFDMNVRKIPAGEVMDLLAEEVGPARMLVYRRFMYRVAEHVARETNSSGIVTGEAIGQKSSQTARNLGATSQATDLPIHRPLLTMDKSQITERARAIGTFRDSTIPAGCNRIAPDYPETNATLEIAENAEPDDLMARAEDAARNATVVDI, encoded by the coding sequence ATGCGACAACCGGGAGCCGACACCGTCCTCGTCCGCCACGCCGATGTCGGCGTCAAGAGCGGGAAGGTCCAAACCGAGATGGAGCGACGGCTCCGGGACAACATCGAAGCAATCGTCCGCGACCGAGGCATCGACGCCACGGTCGAGCGCCGCTGGTCGCGTATCCTCCTCCACGCCGACCCCGACGAAATCGACGCCGCGACCGACGCCGCGGCCGACACGTTCGGCGTGCGCTCGGCGAGTCCGGCCGCAATCGTCCCGCCCGAGAAGGGACCCATCGTGGACGCGCTGGCCCGGACCGCCGACGCGAACGCCAACGCCGATGCGGTCGGCGACACCTTCGCGGTGCGCGCCCGACGCGCGGGCAACGCCGATGCCCACCCGTTTACGAGCGAGGACTTGGAGCGAGAGGGCGGCGCGGCGGTGTTCGACGCGCTGGACGACCCCGAGGTGGACCTGACCTCCCCCGACACGACGTTCTCCGTGGAGTGCCGGAAAGACGAGGCGTTCGTCTACACCCACGAGCGGTCCGGTCCCGGCGGGCTTCCCCTCGGAAGCCAAGCGTCGGTCGTCGCGCTCGTGAGCGGCGGCATCGACTCGCCGGTGGCGGCGTGGGAGGTCATGAAACGCGGGGCACCAATCGTCCCGGTCTATCTCGAACTCGGCGACTACGGCGGCTCGGACCACGAGGCCCGCGCGATGGAGACGGTCCGGCGACTCGCCGACTACGCGCCTAACTTCGACATGAACGTTCGGAAAATTCCCGCGGGCGAGGTGATGGACCTGCTCGCCGAAGAGGTCGGCCCGGCCAGAATGCTGGTCTATCGGCGGTTCATGTACCGCGTCGCCGAACACGTCGCCCGCGAGACGAACTCCTCGGGCATCGTGACCGGCGAAGCCATCGGCCAGAAATCATCTCAGACCGCCCGAAATCTGGGCGCGACGAGTCAGGCCACCGATCTCCCGATTCACCGCCCACTGTTGACGATGGACAAGTCCCAGATTACCGAGCGCGCTCGGGCCATCGGCACGTTCCGCGACTCGACGATTCCGGCGGGGTGCAACCGCATCGCGCCCGACTACCCCGAGACGAACGCGACGCTCGAAATCGCGGAGAACGCCGAACCCGACGACCTCATGGCGCGTGCCGAGGACGCCGCCCGAAACGCGACGGTCGTGGATATCTGA
- a CDS encoding ABC transporter permease encodes MNKLRACYHIAWTSFRSRLAGYRLLAVVVVASYFALSETATVGFNRDLAANNAALVGAHTAVVAAIAILLFGFFVVRDAIAMDRYDGPGELIAATPVRDETYIFGKWLGNVLVLSIVLCIMMIVAVFRFQIEGVGSLDIWKLVLPFLLLTFPAVVLVSALAILFETIESLRGGWASVVYFFTVLLVFVSGIVDPMGIRPVVSSIQSVPDTQTLNGETLWNGLSLTGTIALRRLLYVAATLVVVGISAVQFNRFDTTVDSGDSEDDSEVETTSPLSTPDEVSIETSLSSVNTDAGIDLPRILWAEGRLLLGGHRRGWYLGGGLLWLASVSLPLPTVRDSIVPLLWIWPLLIWSKMGIRESRHGTMPFVGSSLYPVGQLLAIWAVGVAITLLFMSGVGLRIFLAGDVIQLFVLVSGAVFVPALALASGSWTKTSRLFEGSYLLLWYAGAQSKWLDFMGATGQAHVVTPIAFVCCGAILLWSAVISRRCQLRS; translated from the coding sequence ATGAACAAACTGCGAGCATGCTACCATATTGCTTGGACGAGTTTTCGTAGTCGCCTCGCAGGATATCGTCTCCTCGCAGTCGTCGTTGTCGCATCCTATTTTGCACTTTCTGAAACTGCGACAGTTGGGTTTAACAGAGACTTAGCGGCCAACAACGCAGCACTAGTTGGCGCACACACGGCAGTTGTCGCCGCGATAGCTATTCTCTTATTCGGATTTTTCGTTGTGAGAGATGCAATAGCGATGGACCGGTACGATGGTCCCGGCGAATTAATTGCAGCGACACCTGTTCGAGACGAAACCTACATCTTCGGAAAATGGCTTGGAAATGTATTGGTTCTCTCAATAGTTCTGTGTATTATGATGATTGTGGCTGTGTTCCGGTTTCAAATAGAAGGAGTCGGCAGCTTAGATATCTGGAAACTCGTCTTGCCATTTCTGCTATTGACTTTTCCAGCAGTCGTTCTTGTTTCGGCGCTTGCTATCTTATTCGAGACCATCGAATCATTGCGTGGTGGATGGGCCAGTGTTGTCTATTTTTTCACGGTGCTGTTAGTGTTTGTTTCTGGCATTGTTGACCCGATGGGAATACGGCCCGTCGTATCAAGTATACAGTCGGTACCGGATACCCAGACGCTGAACGGTGAGACGTTATGGAATGGACTTTCCTTGACTGGTACAATTGCCCTCCGACGTCTCTTATACGTCGCTGCTACGCTCGTCGTTGTCGGCATCAGTGCAGTCCAGTTCAACCGATTCGACACCACTGTAGATTCCGGTGATAGCGAGGATGACTCCGAAGTCGAAACGACTTCTCCCTTGAGTACCCCGGACGAAGTTTCGATAGAGACCTCACTCTCGTCAGTCAATACTGATGCTGGGATTGACTTACCCCGGATTCTTTGGGCAGAGGGACGACTCTTACTTGGAGGTCACCGCCGTGGGTGGTATCTCGGAGGTGGACTTCTGTGGTTAGCCTCTGTTTCACTTCCACTACCAACCGTGCGTGATTCTATCGTTCCTTTGCTCTGGATATGGCCGCTTCTGATCTGGTCAAAAATGGGAATTAGAGAGAGCCGACACGGAACAATGCCGTTCGTCGGCTCTTCCCTCTACCCGGTTGGTCAACTCCTCGCTATTTGGGCTGTCGGGGTAGCGATCACACTCTTGTTCATGTCTGGAGTCGGACTCCGTATATTCCTTGCTGGAGACGTGATCCAACTATTCGTTTTAGTCTCAGGTGCAGTCTTTGTTCCTGCACTCGCGCTCGCCAGCGGTAGCTGGACTAAAACCAGTCGGCTATTCGAGGGGAGTTATTTGCTACTTTGGTACGCGGGTGCCCAAAGTAAGTGGCTTGACTTCATGGGAGCAACCGGACAAGCGCATGTCGTGACACCAATCGCATTCGTCTGTTGTGGCGCCATCCTGTTATGGTCAGCAGTCATCAGCCGACGATGTCAACTTCGCAGCTAA
- a CDS encoding DUF7504 family protein, translating to MSAGSSGYRGGGGSTDDATPSVDEPRFLDVLRELKADGCNLLVVGDAPRRLFTEASAGLLGGTDERRYRLLAVTDASAQSVVERLPDPEETPGAFAETTEIVNHASPPRSVVDAGETHDALPLSDLSERQVVDPQLAGLQAELAESMAAFNRHAGGLRPAQLRVGVDSLGALFEHYDADVVRRCLQVVTGYVADYDAMGHYVLTEPYDGERVARLAADFDAVIEIRAVDDESRDHHAEERWHVSDYDLLTDWLPL from the coding sequence ATGAGCGCAGGGAGTTCCGGGTATCGTGGTGGTGGTGGGTCCACCGACGACGCGACCCCCTCGGTGGACGAACCACGGTTTCTCGACGTGCTTCGAGAACTGAAGGCCGACGGCTGTAATCTGCTTGTCGTTGGGGACGCGCCGCGTCGCCTCTTTACGGAAGCCAGCGCGGGACTGCTCGGGGGGACCGACGAGCGTCGCTATCGACTGCTAGCGGTCACCGACGCGAGCGCACAGAGCGTCGTCGAGCGCCTGCCCGACCCCGAAGAGACGCCGGGTGCGTTCGCCGAGACGACCGAAATCGTCAACCACGCCTCGCCACCGCGGTCGGTCGTGGACGCGGGCGAGACCCACGATGCCTTGCCCCTAAGCGACCTCTCTGAGCGACAGGTCGTGGACCCGCAGCTCGCGGGGTTGCAGGCGGAACTCGCCGAATCGATGGCGGCGTTCAACCGCCACGCCGGAGGGCTTCGCCCGGCCCAGTTGCGGGTCGGCGTCGATTCGCTCGGCGCGCTCTTCGAACACTACGACGCCGATGTCGTGCGTCGCTGTCTACAGGTCGTCACCGGCTACGTCGCCGACTACGACGCGATGGGCCACTACGTGCTGACCGAACCGTACGACGGCGAGCGCGTCGCCCGACTCGCGGCAGACTTCGACGCCGTAATCGAGATTCGCGCGGTTGACGACGAGAGCCGCGACCACCACGCCGAGGAGCGGTGGCACGTTTCCGATTACGACCTGCTGACCGACTGGCTCCCGCTCTGA
- a CDS encoding DUF5804 family protein has translation MTQVCLVGSESVDLRTELVSRETAREALSTYDLREQYQNSLTLDTISLGSAVALLNDLNWYLVRFTDDALVLEPSVSETEWLSRSLAEAVRDGAIDPAETDEYLKVYGLTAESDLVEPMYLTRQDGEIPSYDLRDVEDTVVVRVTESEFGD, from the coding sequence GTGACTCAGGTCTGTCTCGTCGGGTCCGAGAGCGTGGACCTCCGCACGGAACTCGTCTCGCGGGAGACCGCCCGCGAGGCGCTCTCGACCTACGACCTCCGGGAGCAGTACCAAAACTCCCTGACGCTGGACACCATCAGCCTCGGGTCGGCCGTCGCGCTCCTCAACGACCTGAACTGGTATCTCGTCCGCTTCACCGACGACGCCCTCGTCCTCGAACCGAGCGTCAGTGAGACCGAATGGCTCTCCCGAAGCCTCGCCGAGGCGGTCCGCGACGGCGCAATCGACCCCGCGGAGACCGACGAGTATCTCAAGGTCTACGGACTGACCGCTGAGAGCGACCTCGTGGAACCGATGTATCTAACCCGCCAAGACGGCGAGATTCCGAGCTACGACCTCCGAGACGTCGAGGATACCGTAGTGGTGCGCGTGACCGAATCGGAGTTCGGCGACTGA